From the genome of Chania multitudinisentens RB-25, one region includes:
- a CDS encoding fructosamine kinase family protein, with translation MWQAVSRLLSEHLGNAEIRERTELPGGEIHPAWRVSYGDNEVFVKCDTREMLPIFTAEADQLALLARSKTIRVPEVYGVGSDRDYSFLLLEYQSLKPLDAHGAHCLGQQLARLHQWSEQPQFGLDFDNDLSTTPQPNAWQRRWAEFFAEQRIGWQLQLAAEKGMTFGDIDEIVDIVYQRLQHHQPQPSLLHGDLWPANCAQAADGPFLFDPACYWGDRECDLAMLPLYPGLPAQIYDGYQSVWPLEISFIERQPLYQLYYLLNRSNLFGGQHLVTAQRAIDALLHPERL, from the coding sequence ATGTGGCAAGCCGTTAGCCGTCTGTTAAGTGAACATCTTGGCAACGCAGAAATTCGCGAAAGGACTGAACTACCCGGAGGAGAAATCCATCCAGCGTGGCGCGTGAGTTACGGTGACAACGAGGTGTTTGTAAAATGCGATACCCGCGAAATGCTGCCGATATTCACCGCTGAAGCCGATCAACTGGCGCTGTTGGCACGCAGTAAAACCATACGTGTACCGGAAGTTTATGGCGTTGGCAGCGATCGTGATTACAGTTTTCTGCTGCTGGAATATCAATCTCTTAAACCGCTAGATGCACATGGTGCGCATTGCCTGGGTCAACAGTTGGCTCGTTTACATCAATGGAGCGAACAACCGCAGTTCGGCCTCGATTTCGATAACGACCTTTCTACTACCCCACAGCCTAATGCCTGGCAACGTCGTTGGGCCGAATTCTTTGCCGAACAGCGCATCGGCTGGCAACTGCAATTGGCAGCCGAAAAAGGCATGACCTTCGGTGATATCGATGAAATCGTTGATATCGTCTACCAGCGCCTGCAACATCACCAACCGCAACCTTCCCTGTTACATGGCGATCTGTGGCCTGCCAACTGTGCCCAAGCAGCCGATGGGCCATTCCTGTTTGACCCGGCTTGCTATTGGGGCGATCGGGAGTGCGATCTCGCCATGTTGCCGCTCTATCCCGGTTTGCCAGCGCAGATTTATGACGGTTACCAGAGTGTGTGGCCGCTGGAAATCAGCTTTATTGAGCGGCAGCCCTTGTATCAGCTTTATTACCTGCTCAACCGCAGCAATCTGTTCGGTGGGCAGCATTTAGTAACCGCGCAGCGCGCCATTGATGCATTGCTGCACCCAGAAAGGCTTTAA
- a CDS encoding YniB family protein, whose product MTYQQAGRIAILKRILGWVIFIPALLSTLVSLLSFIYQHSEKAQGINAVMLDFVHVMVDMMRFNTAFLNIFWYNSPVPDAGKSLLSGANLMFIIIYFLIFVGLALQASGARMSRQVKFIREGLEDQMILEQAKGSEGHTRAQLEERITLPRHTIFLQYFPLYILPVIIAVVVYFVFKLLGQMAGTA is encoded by the coding sequence ATGACGTATCAACAGGCTGGGCGCATCGCCATACTGAAACGTATTCTCGGATGGGTTATTTTCATCCCAGCGTTGCTTTCAACGCTGGTTTCACTGCTGAGTTTTATCTATCAACACAGTGAGAAAGCTCAGGGTATTAACGCTGTCATGTTGGATTTTGTTCACGTGATGGTGGATATGATGCGTTTCAATACGGCGTTTCTGAATATTTTCTGGTACAACTCGCCGGTGCCGGATGCGGGAAAAAGTCTGTTGAGCGGTGCTAACCTGATGTTTATCATTATCTATTTTCTTATTTTTGTCGGGTTGGCTTTACAGGCATCGGGTGCAAGGATGTCACGCCAAGTGAAATTTATCCGTGAAGGATTGGAAGATCAGATGATCTTGGAACAAGCCAAAGGAAGCGAAGGGCACACGCGTGCACAGTTGGAAGAACGTATTACATTACCGCGCCATACTATTTTCCTACAGTATTTCCCCCTGTACATTCTGCCGGTGATCATTGCCGTTGTTGTCTATTTTGTATTTAAGCTGCTCGGGCAGATGGCTGGCACTGCATAA
- the hxpB gene encoding hexitol phosphatase HxpB — translation MAYSQRIETAIFDMDGLLIDSEPLWLQAELDIFGSLGLDLSDRHKLPDTLGLRIDQVVKMWYQSMPWQGVSQEEVAGRIIERAIELVRAKRPLLPGVQQALELCRSLNLNIGLASASPLHMQQQVLEMFDLSEYFDQLVSAEYLPYSKPHPEVYLLAAERLGSEPLHCITLEDSFNGMIATKAARMRSIVIPAEEYRQDPRWALADYKLHSLEQLTGEHLA, via the coding sequence ATGGCTTATTCACAACGCATAGAAACCGCTATTTTTGACATGGACGGTTTATTGATTGATTCAGAACCCCTATGGCTACAGGCGGAACTGGATATTTTCGGCTCACTGGGATTGGATTTATCAGATCGCCACAAGTTACCAGACACGCTGGGGCTGCGCATCGATCAGGTCGTGAAAATGTGGTACCAGTCGATGCCATGGCAAGGCGTATCACAAGAAGAAGTCGCCGGACGCATTATCGAACGCGCTATTGAGCTGGTTCGTGCCAAACGCCCCCTGCTGCCTGGCGTACAACAGGCACTGGAACTGTGTCGCAGCCTGAATTTGAATATCGGCCTGGCTTCCGCTTCACCGCTGCACATGCAGCAACAAGTGTTGGAAATGTTCGATCTGAGTGAGTATTTTGATCAACTGGTTTCTGCCGAATATCTTCCCTACAGCAAACCTCACCCAGAAGTTTATCTGCTAGCCGCAGAGCGTTTGGGCAGCGAACCGCTGCATTGCATTACGCTGGAAGACTCCTTCAACGGCATGATTGCTACCAAAGCCGCACGCATGCGTTCCATTGTGATTCCGGCAGAAGAGTATCGCCAAGACCCCCGTTGGGCTTTGGCAGACTATAAATTGCATAGCCTTGAACAATTGACTGGCGAGCATTTGGCATAA
- the kduI gene encoding 5-dehydro-4-deoxy-D-glucuronate isomerase: MDVRQSIHSDHAKQLDTAGLRREFLIEKIFETDRYTMTYSHIDRIIVGGIKPVNTTVLIGDEVGKQLGVSYFLERRELGVINIGGPGVIVVDGHPYEIDHEEALYVGKGASRIEFSSVDTLRPAKFYYNSAPAHTHYPNKKITLAEASSQTLGDHATSNYRTINKFIVPDVLPTCQLTMGLTKLAEGNLWNTMPCHTHERRMEVYFYFDMDEETAVFHMMGQPQETRHLLVHNEQAVISPSWSIHAGVGTKRYTFIWGMVGENQVFGDMDHLAITDLR, from the coding sequence ATGGATGTTCGTCAAAGCATTCACAGTGACCACGCCAAACAGCTTGATACCGCTGGGTTACGCCGCGAATTTCTGATTGAGAAAATCTTCGAAACTGACCGTTACACCATGACCTATAGCCACATTGACCGTATCATTGTTGGCGGCATCAAGCCGGTGAATACAACGGTCCTCATCGGTGACGAGGTAGGGAAACAGTTAGGGGTAAGCTATTTCCTTGAGCGCCGTGAATTAGGCGTCATTAATATCGGCGGGCCGGGTGTTATCGTAGTTGATGGCCATCCCTATGAAATTGACCACGAAGAAGCGCTGTATGTGGGCAAAGGCGCATCTCGTATTGAATTCAGCAGCGTGGATACGCTGCGCCCCGCCAAGTTTTATTACAACAGCGCTCCCGCGCATACTCATTATCCCAACAAAAAAATCACCTTGGCGGAAGCATCATCACAAACGCTGGGCGATCATGCCACCAGCAACTACCGCACTATCAACAAATTTATCGTGCCAGATGTCTTGCCCACCTGCCAGCTCACCATGGGGCTGACCAAGCTGGCGGAAGGTAATCTATGGAATACCATGCCGTGCCATACCCATGAACGCCGTATGGAAGTCTATTTCTATTTCGATATGGACGAAGAAACCGCCGTGTTCCACATGATGGGGCAACCGCAGGAAACACGTCATTTGCTGGTGCATAACGAACAAGCGGTGATCTCACCCAGTTGGTCAATCCATGCGGGTGTTGGCACCAAACGTTATACCTTTATTTGGGGTATGGTTGGCGAAAACCAGGTCTTCGGCGATATGGATCATCTCGCTATCACCGATTTACGTTGA
- the kduD gene encoding 2-dehydro-3-deoxy-D-gluconate 5-dehydrogenase KduD → MILNFFDLKGKVALITGCNTGLGQGIAVGLAQAGCDIIGVNRSDPHETMNEVTRLGRRFLNLKADLGKIDAIPSLLETAVREFGKIDILVNNAGIIRREDALNFSEKDWDDVMDVNIKTLFFMAQAVAKQYVSQGTGGKIINIASMLSFQGGIRVPSYTASKSAVLGITRLLANEWGQYGINVNAIAPGYMVTNNTQQLRTNEERNQQILERIPAGRWGSPEDIMGPIVFLASAASDYVNGYTLAVDGGWLAR, encoded by the coding sequence ATGATTTTGAATTTTTTTGATTTAAAAGGCAAAGTGGCACTCATTACCGGCTGCAATACGGGTTTGGGCCAAGGCATTGCGGTTGGGCTGGCTCAGGCCGGTTGCGATATTATCGGCGTCAACCGCAGCGACCCACACGAAACGATGAATGAAGTCACCCGGCTGGGCCGCCGTTTTCTGAACCTGAAAGCCGATCTCGGCAAGATCGACGCCATACCTTCGTTGCTGGAAACTGCCGTCCGCGAATTCGGCAAGATTGATATTCTGGTTAATAATGCGGGGATCATCCGGCGCGAAGACGCTCTCAATTTCAGTGAAAAGGATTGGGATGATGTCATGGACGTTAATATCAAAACCCTGTTTTTTATGGCGCAGGCCGTTGCGAAACAGTACGTCAGCCAAGGGACCGGGGGCAAAATTATCAATATTGCTTCAATGCTGTCTTTCCAGGGGGGCATTCGCGTTCCTTCATATACGGCATCAAAAAGTGCGGTGCTGGGCATTACTCGCCTGCTGGCAAACGAATGGGGGCAATACGGTATTAATGTAAATGCCATTGCACCTGGCTACATGGTTACCAATAACACCCAGCAGTTGCGCACCAACGAAGAGCGTAATCAGCAAATTCTGGAGCGTATTCCCGCAGGGCGTTGGGGGTCACCGGAAGACATCATGGGGCCAATCGTCTTTCTAGCTTCTGCTGCTTCCGATTATGTGAATGGCTATACTCTTGCCGTTGACGGGGGCTGGCTAGCTCGTTGA
- a CDS encoding metal-dependent hydrolase, whose product MTAEGHLIFSVACAILAKKAEVTPELAMGDWWHIIPAALLTSLLPDIDHPKSVLGQRLRWLAIPISRAFGHRGFTHSLLAIVGGIMLFRLDLPDRWLFPIDVLHAMIIGYFSHLLADALTPAGVPLFWPCRWRFCLPLLNSQKGNQLERVLCLCLVAFAVYWQGGYTLPLGAYLEQIKNIRL is encoded by the coding sequence ATGACCGCGGAAGGGCATCTTATTTTCTCTGTCGCTTGTGCGATCCTGGCCAAAAAAGCAGAAGTCACACCAGAGCTCGCCATGGGGGATTGGTGGCACATTATTCCTGCGGCCTTGCTGACATCATTACTACCGGATATAGACCACCCTAAATCGGTTCTGGGCCAGCGTTTACGTTGGCTTGCCATTCCAATATCACGCGCTTTCGGTCACCGTGGTTTCACCCACAGTCTGCTGGCGATCGTCGGCGGTATCATGCTGTTCCGGTTAGACCTGCCAGACCGTTGGTTATTCCCTATTGATGTGTTACACGCCATGATTATTGGTTACTTCAGTCACTTGCTGGCTGATGCGCTTACTCCAGCTGGCGTACCACTGTTCTGGCCCTGCCGCTGGCGTTTTTGTTTGCCCTTGTTGAACTCGCAAAAAGGCAACCAGTTGGAACGCGTTTTGTGTTTATGCTTAGTGGCGTTTGCGGTTTATTGGCAAGGTGGATATACCCTTCCGCTGGGCGCATATCTTGAGCAAATAAAAAATATTCGATTATAA
- a CDS encoding L-cystine transporter: MNLPLVLNVLVFVALLFLLAQTRHKQWSLAKKVLVGLAIGVVFGLALQWVYGADNPVLKESISWFNIVGNGYVQLLQMIVMPLVFASILSAVAKLHSASSLGKISFLTIGTLLFTTLIAALVGVLVTNLFGLTADGLVQGTQESARLLAIQNNYAGKVADLTVPQLILSFIPKNPFAELTGANPTSIISVVVFAAFLGVASLQLLKDDKEKGQRVLTAIDTLQAWVMKLVRLVMKLTPYGVLALMTKMVAGSNIQDIIKLGSFVVASYLGLAIMFAVHALLLSFTGVNPMKFFRKAWPVLTFAFTSRSSAASIPLNVETQTRRLGIPESIASFSASFGATIGQNGCAGLYPAMLAVMIAPTVGINPLDPVWIATLVGIVTISSAGVAGVGGGATFAALIVLPALGLPVTLVALLISVEPLIDMGRTALNVSGSMTAGTITSQLMKQTDKAIMDSDDDADLAQQ, translated from the coding sequence ATGAATCTACCGCTCGTATTAAACGTGCTGGTTTTTGTCGCCCTCCTTTTCTTATTGGCGCAAACCCGCCATAAGCAATGGAGCTTAGCGAAGAAAGTTTTGGTTGGCCTAGCGATCGGTGTCGTCTTTGGGCTGGCGTTACAGTGGGTTTACGGCGCAGATAATCCTGTTCTGAAAGAATCCATCAGTTGGTTCAATATTGTCGGTAACGGTTATGTACAACTGCTACAGATGATCGTGATGCCGCTGGTCTTTGCCTCGATCCTGAGTGCTGTAGCCAAACTGCATAGTGCTTCCTCGTTGGGCAAAATCAGTTTCCTCACCATCGGGACGTTATTGTTCACCACCTTGATAGCGGCGCTGGTGGGAGTATTGGTGACCAACCTCTTTGGTTTGACCGCCGATGGTCTGGTACAAGGTACACAGGAAAGCGCACGTTTGTTAGCAATTCAGAACAATTATGCCGGTAAAGTAGCCGACCTCACTGTACCTCAGCTAATACTGTCGTTTATACCGAAAAACCCCTTTGCTGAACTGACAGGAGCCAACCCAACCTCCATTATCAGCGTTGTCGTCTTTGCGGCCTTCCTCGGCGTCGCCTCACTGCAGTTACTAAAAGACGATAAGGAAAAAGGCCAACGTGTCCTGACCGCAATCGACACCCTGCAAGCCTGGGTGATGAAGTTAGTACGCCTGGTGATGAAACTTACCCCGTACGGCGTTTTGGCGCTGATGACCAAAATGGTCGCGGGTTCCAACATTCAAGATATTATCAAGCTGGGTAGTTTCGTGGTTGCCTCTTACCTCGGTTTGGCAATCATGTTCGCGGTTCACGCGCTGTTGCTGTCATTCACCGGCGTTAACCCGATGAAGTTCTTCCGCAAAGCCTGGCCAGTTCTGACCTTTGCTTTCACCAGCCGTTCCAGCGCCGCCAGCATTCCGTTAAACGTGGAGACACAAACCCGCCGTTTGGGTATACCGGAGTCCATTGCCAGCTTCTCCGCTTCTTTCGGTGCCACTATCGGCCAGAACGGTTGCGCTGGCTTATATCCTGCCATGTTGGCAGTGATGATTGCTCCAACCGTGGGTATCAACCCGTTGGACCCGGTGTGGATTGCCACGTTAGTAGGGATTGTCACTATCAGTTCTGCCGGGGTTGCCGGTGTGGGCGGGGGTGCAACCTTCGCCGCATTGATTGTTCTGCCAGCCCTGGGCCTGCCGGTTACTCTGGTGGCTTTGTTGATCTCCGTTGAGCCGCTGATCGACATGGGCCGAACCGCACTCAACGTCAGTGGTTCAATGACTGCCGGAACTATCACCAGTCAGTTGATGAAACAGACCGACAAAGCCATCATGGACAGCGATGACGATGCCGATCTCGCACAGCAATAA
- the kdgR gene encoding DNA-binding transcriptional regulator KdgR, with amino-acid sequence MANADLDKQPDSVSSVLKVFGILQALGDEREIGITELSQRVMMSKSTVYRFLQTMKSLGYVAQEGESEKYSLTLKLFELGAKSLQNVDLIRSADIQMRELSNLTRETIHLGALDEDSIVYVHKIDSMYNLRMYSRIGRRNPLHSTAIGKVLLAWRDRAEVEEILAHVEFTRSTPHTITSTKALLPVLDKVREQGFGEDIEEQEEGLRCIGVPVFDRFGVVIAGLSISFPTIRFSEEAKDGYVEQLHTAARHISEQMGYHDYPF; translated from the coding sequence ATGGCTAACGCAGATTTAGATAAGCAACCAGATTCGGTTTCATCAGTGCTGAAAGTATTTGGTATCCTACAAGCATTGGGTGATGAACGTGAGATTGGTATTACTGAACTTTCTCAACGGGTTATGATGTCCAAAAGCACTGTTTATCGTTTCCTACAGACGATGAAATCGCTGGGCTACGTAGCCCAAGAAGGGGAATCTGAGAAGTACTCCCTGACGCTGAAACTGTTTGAATTGGGTGCTAAATCGCTGCAAAACGTCGATTTGATCCGCAGTGCTGATATCCAGATGCGCGAATTATCGAATTTGACCCGTGAAACTATTCACCTGGGGGCATTGGATGAAGACAGTATCGTTTATGTCCATAAAATCGACTCAATGTATAACCTGCGTATGTACTCACGTATTGGCCGACGTAACCCGTTACACAGTACGGCAATTGGTAAAGTGTTGCTGGCGTGGCGTGATCGGGCTGAAGTAGAAGAAATTCTTGCTCACGTTGAGTTTACGCGCAGTACCCCTCATACCATTACCAGCACCAAGGCATTGCTACCGGTGTTGGATAAAGTGCGTGAACAGGGCTTTGGTGAAGATATTGAAGAACAGGAAGAAGGGCTTCGCTGCATTGGCGTGCCAGTGTTCGATCGCTTTGGCGTGGTGATTGCTGGTTTGAGTATTTCGTTCCCGACGATCCGTTTTTCTGAAGAAGCCAAAGATGGCTATGTTGAGCAACTGCATACCGCGGCTCGTCATATTTCAGAGCAAATGGGATATCACGACTATCCTTTTTAA
- a CDS encoding MFS transporter: MTRSCSDGLPVPQRYGAILAIALGITVSVLDGAIANVALPTIARDLQASPASSIWVVNAYQLAIVVSLLSLASLGDLIGYRRIYQAGLLVFSITSLFCALSDSLVTLTIARVLQGFGAAAIMSVNTALIRIIYPQRFLGRGIGINSLIVASASAAGPTIAAAILSVASWQWLFAINVPIGIVALLLGMKFLPANHQKSTNQRFDPISAVMNALTFGLFITAISGFAQGQSLLLIASEMIALLVIGFFFVRRQLRQESPLLPVDLLRIPIFALSMGTSICSFTAQMLAMVSLPFFLQSVLGRDEVATGLLLTPWPLAIIVIAPVAGRLVEHIHAGLLGGIGLAVFALGLFLLAMLPHNPTDIDIIWRMVLCGIGFGLFQSPNNHTIISAAPRHRSGGASGMLGTARLMGQTTGAALVALMFNLFPSNATHVSLILAGTFASVAAVVSCLRIAQTRPTPL, from the coding sequence ATGACGCGTTCTTGTTCCGATGGTCTCCCTGTTCCACAGCGATACGGTGCGATCCTTGCCATTGCATTAGGTATTACCGTTTCCGTGCTTGATGGTGCGATCGCCAACGTCGCACTGCCAACGATCGCCCGCGATCTGCAAGCCAGCCCGGCCAGTTCCATTTGGGTGGTGAATGCCTATCAATTGGCTATCGTTGTCTCACTGTTATCGCTGGCTTCACTCGGGGATTTGATCGGTTATCGCCGTATCTATCAAGCGGGGTTGTTGGTTTTTAGCATCACTTCTTTGTTTTGCGCCCTGTCCGATTCGCTGGTGACTTTGACCATTGCTCGCGTGTTGCAAGGCTTCGGGGCGGCGGCAATCATGAGTGTGAATACAGCGCTGATCCGCATTATCTACCCACAACGCTTTCTTGGTAGAGGAATCGGTATCAATTCACTGATTGTCGCTTCCGCTTCGGCAGCGGGCCCCACGATAGCTGCCGCCATTTTATCTGTCGCATCATGGCAATGGCTCTTTGCCATCAATGTGCCGATAGGTATTGTTGCCCTGCTGTTAGGGATGAAATTTCTACCAGCAAACCACCAAAAAAGTACGAATCAGCGTTTTGATCCTATCAGCGCAGTCATGAATGCTTTGACCTTCGGTTTGTTCATTACTGCTATCAGCGGTTTCGCTCAAGGGCAAAGCTTATTGCTGATTGCCAGTGAAATGATTGCACTGCTGGTGATTGGTTTCTTCTTTGTACGCCGCCAACTACGCCAGGAATCCCCTTTATTGCCCGTAGATCTGCTGCGTATTCCTATTTTTGCCTTGTCGATGGGAACCTCTATCTGCTCTTTCACCGCACAGATGTTGGCGATGGTGTCTTTGCCCTTCTTTCTGCAAAGCGTATTGGGCCGTGATGAAGTGGCGACCGGATTGCTGCTGACCCCCTGGCCTCTGGCTATCATCGTGATAGCACCGGTTGCAGGCCGTCTGGTGGAACATATTCACGCGGGTTTACTGGGTGGAATTGGTCTGGCAGTTTTCGCCCTCGGCCTGTTCCTGCTGGCAATGCTGCCACATAACCCAACCGATATAGACATTATCTGGCGGATGGTACTTTGTGGAATAGGTTTTGGGTTATTTCAGTCCCCCAACAACCACACCATTATTTCTGCCGCTCCTCGCCATCGCAGCGGCGGAGCCAGCGGCATGCTCGGCACAGCACGCCTGATGGGGCAAACTACGGGGGCGGCGTTAGTTGCGCTGATGTTCAACCTCTTTCCCAGCAACGCTACCCACGTTTCGCTGATTCTGGCCGGAACCTTTGCCAGCGTAGCCGCCGTGGTCAGTTGTCTGCGCATTGCCCAAACCCGGCCAACGCCACTCTAG
- the htpX gene encoding protease HtpX, with protein sequence MMRIALFLITNLAVMLVFGLVLSLTGIRSSSIQGLMIMAGLFGFGGAFVSLLMSKWMALRSVGGEVIEQPRNETERWLLDTVRRQSQQAGIAMPQVAIYHAPDINAFATGARRDASLVAVSTGLLQSMSRDEAEAVIAHEISHVANGDMVTMTLIQGVVNTFVIFISRLIAQVAAGFLGNRDGEGEGNGNPMIYFGVSMVLELVFGILASIITMWFSRHREFHADAGSAKLVGREKMIAALQRLKTSHEPQEAGNMMAFCINGKSKSFSELFMSHPPLDKRIEALRSGQYLK encoded by the coding sequence ATGATGCGTATAGCTCTGTTCCTAATCACCAACCTGGCGGTGATGTTGGTTTTTGGGCTGGTGCTCAGCCTGACAGGTATCCGCTCCAGCAGCATTCAGGGTCTGATGATCATGGCTGGTTTGTTCGGTTTTGGTGGTGCTTTTGTTTCACTGCTGATGTCTAAGTGGATGGCGCTGCGCTCGGTGGGGGGAGAAGTGATTGAGCAGCCGCGTAATGAAACTGAACGTTGGTTGTTGGATACCGTGCGCCGTCAATCGCAACAGGCCGGTATTGCGATGCCACAGGTGGCAATCTATCACGCACCGGATATCAATGCCTTTGCCACTGGCGCACGCCGTGACGCTTCATTGGTTGCTGTGAGTACTGGTTTGCTGCAAAGCATGAGCCGCGATGAAGCAGAAGCCGTCATTGCGCATGAAATCAGCCATGTCGCTAATGGTGACATGGTGACCATGACCTTGATCCAGGGAGTAGTGAATACCTTCGTGATCTTTATTTCACGCTTGATTGCGCAGGTGGCCGCCGGGTTCCTGGGCAACCGTGACGGTGAAGGGGAAGGTAACGGTAACCCGATGATTTATTTTGGTGTGTCTATGGTTCTGGAACTGGTCTTTGGTATTCTGGCCAGCATTATTACCATGTGGTTTTCGCGTCATCGTGAGTTTCATGCCGATGCGGGCTCTGCCAAACTGGTGGGGCGCGAGAAGATGATTGCAGCACTGCAACGCCTGAAAACCAGCCACGAACCGCAAGAGGCGGGTAATATGATGGCTTTCTGCATCAACGGAAAGTCCAAGTCGTTCAGTGAGTTATTCATGTCACATCCCCCGTTGGACAAGCGTATTGAAGCGCTGCGTTCCGGCCAATATCTGAAATAA
- a CDS encoding DUF4260 domain-containing protein, translating to MSGLTRLMRITLQLESLLVLILCVVIYHIKHYSWGTFAICFLLPDISLLGYAFGRQAGALSYNIAHSYSGPALLIMLFALSQQQLWLLVALIWCAHISFDRLLGYGLKYTEGFSFTHLGRLNSKRR from the coding sequence ATGAGTGGTTTAACCAGGCTAATGCGTATCACTTTGCAACTAGAGTCGCTGTTGGTTCTGATTCTATGCGTGGTTATTTATCACATTAAGCACTATAGCTGGGGAACGTTCGCCATCTGCTTTCTGCTCCCCGATATCTCGCTTTTGGGTTATGCCTTTGGCAGGCAGGCTGGAGCGCTAAGTTACAATATCGCTCATTCCTATAGTGGCCCAGCGTTGCTCATCATGTTATTTGCTCTGTCTCAACAGCAACTCTGGTTGCTTGTGGCGTTGATTTGGTGCGCGCATATTAGCTTCGATCGTCTGCTCGGTTATGGATTAAAATATACTGAAGGCTTCTCTTTCACCCATCTTGGGCGTTTAAACAGTAAACGCCGTTAA